From Mycolicibacterium nivoides, a single genomic window includes:
- a CDS encoding AAA family ATPase yields the protein MLTAQDPVTWEPRRIAVAGVTGSGKTTLATRLSHQLDLPYVEIDSLYHGPGWEPRPTFISDVEQFIAGDSWVIEWQYRAVRSQIVTRADTLLWLDLPTPVALRQLTRRTLRRRLGRLELWNGNIEPPLRTIFTDRDHILRWGFRTRNKLRDTVPALASQAPHLHIVRFTRHRDVEAWLRRVAPT from the coding sequence GTGTTGACGGCTCAAGATCCAGTGACCTGGGAGCCGCGGCGCATCGCCGTCGCCGGGGTGACGGGGTCGGGCAAGACGACTCTTGCGACGCGACTGTCGCACCAGTTGGACCTGCCGTACGTCGAGATCGACAGTCTCTATCACGGACCCGGGTGGGAACCCCGACCCACGTTCATCAGCGATGTCGAGCAGTTCATCGCGGGCGATTCCTGGGTGATCGAATGGCAGTACCGCGCCGTGCGCAGCCAGATCGTGACGCGCGCGGACACCCTGCTGTGGCTGGACCTGCCGACCCCGGTGGCCCTGCGTCAGTTGACGCGTCGCACCCTTCGCCGACGTCTCGGCCGCCTCGAGTTGTGGAACGGCAACATCGAACCGCCGCTGCGCACGATCTTCACCGACCGTGACCACATCTTGCGCTGGGGTTTCCGCACCCGAAACAAGCTCCGCGACACCGTCCCTGCGCTGGCATCGCAGGCGCCCCATCTGCACATCGTCCGCTTCACACGCCACCGCGACGTCGAAGCCTGGCTGCGCCGCGTTGCTCCCACCTGA
- a CDS encoding sulfatase-like hydrolase/transferase has protein sequence MAELSRRTVLGGAAVAAGAAAVGFGGYELLGRRGPGPAGQPNILVVIVDQMRAPQWFPDTQQLGALLPSLDRLRARSTSFGAHYSASNMCTPSRGVLTTGLYSHQTGCLYTGEGPTESTLAARFPTWGTMLRDAGYRTWWWGKWHLGSVADNTPDGLDVHGFSGGTYPSPNGAPNQGLQQDPSIVDQFAGWFDAHANEGPWCTTVSLVNPHDICWWPKNPLPEDVPHRFSAKPVNFETADDLRRRGKPQLQIDYMNFMSPLMTGAMDYTGPESAAQWARCLDMYLWLHQQVDTQIGRVLDILAARPDIDDNTVVVFTSDHGEYAGSHGLRGKGAAVYEESIRVPLYIRDPSGHLTPGPGDTRTQLTSSADLAPLLLTIAHGGTDWRSDSRYSYLASRTDIARIAADAAAPGRAWVAHATDDMSVEEMAALMKSPLAKKFFGTDGPPTEIPTSAPSHIVAVRTQDAKLGMYTYWKPGSMDIDTSRPIQHELYDYATDSGIHELDNQAGRSAKQADLQALLDHEVLPELRAPLPEFLDEAQEQGLANMKELATLRGG, from the coding sequence ATGGCAGAGCTCAGCAGGCGGACAGTCCTAGGTGGTGCGGCAGTGGCCGCCGGCGCGGCCGCGGTCGGATTCGGCGGCTACGAACTGCTGGGCAGGCGCGGCCCGGGCCCCGCCGGCCAGCCCAACATCCTCGTCGTCATCGTCGACCAGATGCGGGCCCCGCAATGGTTCCCCGATACCCAGCAGCTCGGCGCGTTGTTGCCGAGCCTCGACCGGCTCCGCGCCCGTAGCACCTCGTTCGGCGCGCACTACAGCGCGTCGAACATGTGCACGCCGTCGCGCGGGGTGCTGACCACCGGGCTGTACTCCCATCAGACCGGCTGCCTGTATACCGGCGAAGGCCCCACCGAGTCGACGCTGGCTGCCCGGTTCCCGACGTGGGGGACGATGCTGCGCGACGCCGGCTACCGCACCTGGTGGTGGGGCAAGTGGCACCTGGGCAGCGTGGCCGACAACACGCCCGACGGCCTGGACGTCCACGGCTTCTCCGGCGGCACCTACCCGTCCCCCAACGGCGCACCGAACCAGGGCCTGCAGCAAGACCCGTCGATCGTCGACCAGTTCGCCGGGTGGTTCGACGCCCACGCGAACGAGGGCCCCTGGTGCACCACGGTGTCCCTGGTCAACCCGCATGACATCTGCTGGTGGCCGAAAAATCCTCTGCCAGAAGATGTTCCGCACCGGTTCAGCGCGAAGCCGGTCAACTTCGAGACTGCGGACGACCTGCGCCGCCGCGGCAAGCCACAGTTGCAGATCGACTACATGAACTTCATGTCGCCGCTGATGACCGGCGCGATGGACTACACCGGGCCCGAGTCAGCCGCGCAGTGGGCGCGGTGCCTCGACATGTACCTGTGGCTGCATCAGCAGGTGGACACCCAGATCGGCCGGGTACTCGACATCCTGGCGGCGCGCCCGGACATCGACGACAACACCGTCGTCGTGTTCACCTCCGACCACGGCGAGTACGCCGGGTCGCACGGCCTGCGCGGCAAGGGCGCCGCGGTCTACGAGGAGAGCATCCGGGTGCCGCTCTACATCCGCGACCCATCGGGTCACCTGACACCCGGGCCCGGCGACACCCGCACCCAGCTGACTTCCAGCGCCGACCTGGCGCCGCTCTTGCTGACCATCGCGCACGGCGGGACGGACTGGCGGTCCGACTCCCGGTACTCCTACCTGGCGAGCCGCACCGACATCGCCCGGATCGCCGCCGATGCGGCGGCACCGGGACGGGCGTGGGTCGCGCACGCCACCGACGACATGTCGGTGGAGGAGATGGCCGCCTTGATGAAATCCCCACTGGCAAAGAAGTTCTTCGGCACGGACGGCCCACCCACCGAGATCCCGACGTCGGCACCCAGCCACATCGTGGCCGTGCGAACCCAGGACGCCAAGCTCGGCATGTACACGTACTGGAAGCCCGGCAGCATGGACATCGACACCTCACGGCCCATCCAGCACGAGTTGTACGACTATGCAACCGATTCCGGCATTCACGAACTCGACAACCAAGCCGGCCGCAGTGCCAAGCAGGCCGACTTGCAGGCACTTCTCGACCACGAGGTGCTGCCCGAACTGCGGGCCCCGCTGCCCGAGTTTCTCGATGAGGCACAGGAGCAGGGGCTGGCGAACATGAAGGAACTCGCCACGTTGCGCGGAGGCTGA
- a CDS encoding SDR family NAD(P)-dependent oxidoreductase produces the protein MRVLVTGGTGFVGGWTAKAIADAGHSVRFLVRNPDRLHTSVAKLGVDVSDHAVGDITDRDSVMRALEGCDAVLHSAALVATDPSQTAQMMSTNMDGARNVLGGAAELGLDPIIHVSSITALFNPDVETLEADLPVFGGTDGYGRSKAQVEIYARGMQDAGAPVNITYPGMVMGPPVGNQFGEAGEGVAAALQLGAIPGRSAAWTIVDGRDLAALHVALLEPGRGPRRYMAGGHRIPVDQLAKLLTEVGDKTMFAVPVPDTVLRIAGQVLDRMGPFLPFQTPFTEAGMQYYTQMPASDDSPSERDFGITYRDPRITLADTVAGFRDLNS, from the coding sequence ATGCGCGTGTTGGTCACCGGCGGTACCGGATTTGTGGGTGGATGGACCGCGAAAGCGATTGCCGACGCCGGTCATTCCGTCCGATTTCTGGTGCGCAATCCGGACCGGCTGCACACCAGCGTCGCCAAGCTCGGGGTCGACGTCTCCGACCATGCGGTCGGCGACATCACCGACCGCGACTCGGTCATGCGTGCGCTTGAGGGTTGCGACGCCGTCCTGCACAGCGCGGCACTGGTCGCCACCGATCCGAGCCAGACCGCGCAGATGATGAGCACCAACATGGACGGTGCGCGGAACGTTCTGGGCGGCGCCGCAGAACTCGGCCTCGATCCGATCATCCACGTATCGAGTATCACCGCCCTGTTCAACCCCGATGTGGAGACGCTGGAAGCGGACCTGCCGGTGTTCGGCGGCACCGACGGCTACGGACGGTCCAAGGCGCAGGTCGAGATCTACGCCCGCGGAATGCAGGATGCCGGTGCGCCGGTGAACATCACCTATCCCGGTATGGTCATGGGCCCGCCGGTCGGCAACCAGTTCGGCGAAGCCGGCGAGGGTGTCGCCGCCGCACTGCAACTCGGCGCGATCCCCGGTCGCAGTGCGGCCTGGACCATCGTCGACGGTCGTGACCTGGCCGCCCTGCACGTCGCGCTGCTCGAACCGGGCCGCGGGCCCCGCCGCTATATGGCGGGCGGACACCGCATTCCGGTGGACCAACTCGCCAAACTGCTCACCGAGGTCGGCGACAAGACCATGTTCGCCGTCCCGGTTCCCGACACCGTGCTGCGGATCGCCGGACAGGTACTCGACCGGATGGGCCCCTTCCTGCCGTTCCAGACACCGTTCACCGAGGCCGGGATGCAGTACTACACGCAGATGCCGGCGTCCGACGACTCACCGAGTGAACGGGACTTCGGCATCACCTACCGCGATCCGCGAATCACGCTGGCCGACACCGTCGCCGGCTTCCGAGACCTCAACAGCTGA
- a CDS encoding cutinase family protein: MNTPQRARTGASISKVAQSTIFTVFALAAMVLGSLAGPIASANAADGCADVEVVFARGTNEAPGVGATGQAFVDALSADLPGKTVDVYGVNYPASLDFGQAADGVADASNRIQSIAATCPATKIVLGGYSQGAAVAGYTTAGSVPAGFVLPAGISGPMPASIASHVAAVALFGTPDEWILGLADRSAPPIAIGPSYAAKTIQLCAPGDPICFPGGLNRAAHSSYKDNGMAIQAADFAARQLGGAAPSAPVVQTAGQVGEN, translated from the coding sequence ATGAATACACCGCAGCGAGCCCGCACGGGCGCTTCGATCAGCAAGGTGGCACAGTCCACGATCTTCACAGTCTTCGCGCTGGCCGCCATGGTGCTCGGCTCGCTGGCGGGCCCGATTGCCTCGGCCAATGCCGCCGACGGGTGTGCGGACGTCGAGGTGGTGTTCGCCCGCGGGACCAACGAGGCACCCGGCGTGGGCGCCACCGGGCAGGCGTTCGTCGACGCGCTCAGCGCCGATCTGCCCGGCAAGACGGTCGACGTGTACGGAGTGAACTATCCGGCATCGCTGGACTTCGGCCAGGCGGCCGACGGCGTCGCCGACGCAAGCAATCGGATCCAGTCGATCGCGGCGACCTGCCCGGCGACCAAGATCGTGTTGGGCGGTTACTCGCAGGGAGCCGCGGTGGCCGGTTACACCACCGCCGGCAGCGTGCCCGCCGGGTTCGTCCTGCCCGCCGGTATCAGTGGCCCGATGCCGGCATCGATCGCCTCGCACGTCGCGGCTGTGGCTCTGTTCGGAACGCCCGACGAGTGGATTCTGGGCCTGGCCGACCGCAGCGCCCCGCCGATCGCCATCGGCCCGTCGTACGCGGCCAAGACCATCCAGCTGTGTGCACCGGGCGACCCCATCTGCTTCCCCGGGGGTCTGAACCGCGCCGCCCACAGCTCCTACAAGGACAACGGGATGGCAATCCAGGCAGCTGATTTCGCGGCCCGCCAGCTCGGGGGTGCGGCACCCTCGGCGCCGGTGGTGCAGACGGCAGGCCAGGTCGGCGAGAACTGA